The following is a genomic window from Streptomyces sp. NBC_01381.
CAAAAAGCCCTGCCGAAGCCCGCGCAGCGCAAAGCATCCTCCTACGCCGCGCACGCGAACTCGCCCTGGTCCCCGCCCTGTTGCTCCTCATGCTCCTCGGCACCCTGGTCAACGACTCGTTCCTCACCGAGCGCAACCTCATCTCCATCCTCGGCGCCTCCGCGGCCCTCGCGATGGTCGTGCTCGCCGAGTCGCTCGTCCTCATCACCGGCAAGTTCGACCTCTCCCTGGAGTCGGTCGTCGGCATCGCACCCGCCGTTGGCGCGCTCCTGGTCCTGCCCGCCGCGCAGGCCGGCTTCGGCACCGAGATGCCCGCCGCGGTGGCCCTGCTCGCGATCCTCGTGGTCGGCGCGGTCATCGGCGCCTTCAACGGCATCCTCGTGGTGAAGCTCAAGCTCAACGCGTTCATCGTGACGCTCGCCATGCTGATCGTGCTGCGCGGACTGCTCGTCGGCGCCACCGAGGGCAAGACGCTCTTCGGCATGCCCGACGCCTTCTACACCCTCGCCACCTCCACCTTCCTGACCATCCCGCTCTCCGTGTGGCTCGCGGCGGCCGCCTTCGGCATCGCGGGCTTCGTCCTCAAGTACCACCGCGTGGGGCGGGCGTTGTACGCGATCGGCGGCAACGCGGACGCGGCGCGCGCCGCCGGCATCCGGGTGGAGCGCGTGATGCTCGGCGTGTTCGTCGTCGCCGGTGTGCTCGCGGCCCTCGGCGGGCTGATGCAGACCGGGTACGTCGGCGCGATCAACGCCAACCAGGGCCAGAACATGATCTTCACGGTGTTCGCGGCCGCGGTCATCGGCGGCATCAGTCTCGACGGCGGCAAGGGCACCATGTTCGGCGCTCTCACCGGCGTACTGCTGCTCGGTGTCGTCCAGAACCTGCTCACCCTCGCCCAGGTGCCGTCCTTCTGGATCCAGGCCATCTACGGCGGAATCATCCTGGTCGCCCTGATGATCGCGCGCGTCACCACGGGGCGCGCACAGGACTGACCCCGTTCTGGTTCAGCGCCTCCTTGCCCCTTTCCGGAAAGGCCTCCCGTGTCCCCGACTCCCGCCCGCATCACCGCGGTTGACACCTTCGACGTACGGTTTCCGACCTCACGGGAACTGGACGGATCCGACGCGATGAACCCGGACCCCGACTACTCCGCCGCCTACGTGGTGCTGCGCACCGACGCGGAAGACGGCCTCGAAGGTCACGGCTTCACCTTCACCATCGGGCGCGGCAACGACGTCCAGGTCGCCGCGATCGCCTCGCTGCGCCACCACGTGCTCGGCCGCTCCGTCGAGGAACTCTGCGCCGATCCGGGGACGTTGAACCGCGACCTGATCGGGGACAGCCAACTGCGCTGGCTCGGCCCCGAGAAGGGCGTGATGCACATGGCGATCGGGGCCGTCGTCAACGCACTGTGGGACCTGGCGGCCAAGCGCGCGCACAAGCCGCTGTGGCAGTTCCTCGCGGACGCCGACCCGCAGTGGCTCGTCTCGCAGGTCGACTTCCGCTACATCGCGGACGCGCTCACCCCCCAAGAGGCCTTGGATCTCCTCCAGTTGGGCCGCCACGGTGCCGCCGACCGGGAGGCCGTGCTGCGGGAGCGCGGCTTCCCCGGCTACACCACTTCACCGGGCTGGCTCGGCTACAGCGACGAGAAGCTCACCCGCCTCGCCCGCCAGGCCGTGGCCGACGGCTTCACGCAGATCAAGCTGAAGGTCGGCGCGGACCTGGCGGACGACGTACGCCGCTGCCGCACCGCACGCGAGGCGATCGGGCCCGGCATCCGGATGGCGATCGACGCCAACCAGCGCTGGAACGTCGACGAGGCCGTCGAATGGACCCGCGCCCTCGCCGAGTTCGACCCGTACTGGGTGGAGGAGCCCACCAGCCCCGATGACGTCCTCGGCCACGCCGCGATCCGCGAGGCCGTCGCCCCCGTCAAGGTCGCCACCGGCGAGCACGTACAGAACCGCATCGTCTTCAAGCAGCTCCTCCAGGCGGGCGCCATCGACGTCCTGCAGATCGACGCGGCCCGCGTCGGCGGCGTCAACGAGAACCTCGCGATCCTGCTGCTCGCCGCCAAGTTCCGCGTCCCGGTCTGCCCGCACGCGGGCGGCGTGGGCCTGTGCGAACTGGTCCAGCACCTGTCGATGTTCGACTACGTGGCGCTCTCGGGGACCACCGAGAACCGCGTCATCGAGTACGTCGACCATCTCCACGAACACTTCACCGACCCGGTGGTGGTGCGCGCCGGCCACTACACGGCCCCCGGCGCGCCGGGCTTCTCCGCCACCATGCGGCCCGAGTCCCTCGCGGAGTTCACCTATCCGGACGGCGCCTTCTGGGCCGCAGACCTTGCTCAAGACGCAGTCGCCCAAGACGCACTCGCTCAAGGCGCCATCCCTCAAGGAAAAGGAGCAGCCGCATGACCGACTTCGAGGGGCTGAAGGCCCTCGTCACCGGCGGAGCCTCCGGCATCGGCCGTGCCACCGCCGAACTGCTGGCCGCGCGCGGCGCCCAGGTGGCCGTGCTCGACCTCGACCCGAGCACCGTGGAGAAGCCGCTCACCGGCCACCGCGCCGACGTCTCGGACGACGCGTCGGTACGCGAGGCCGTCGCCGCCGCCGTGGCCGGCCTCGGCGGACTCGACGTACTGATCAACAACGCCGGGATCGGCGCCCAGGGGACGGTCGAGGACAACGACGACGCCCAGTGGCACACTGTCCTTGACGTCAACGTCCTCGGGATCGTCCGCACCAGCCGTGCCTGCCTGCCGCATCTCAGGGACTCCGGCCGTGCGGCGATCGTCAACACCTGCTCCATCGCCGCCACCGCCGGACTCCCGCAGCGCGCCCTGTACTCGGCGTCGAAGGGAGCGGTGCTCTCGCTGACCCTCGCGATGGCCGCCGACCACGTCCGCGAGGGGGTGCGCGTCAACTGCGTCAACCCCGGCACCGTCGACACCCCGTGGGTCGGCAGGCTCCTGGACGCCGCGCCCGACCCGGCCGCCGAGCGAGCCGCGCTCCAGGCCCGCCAGCCCACCGGACGCCTCGTGTCTGCGGACGAAGTCGCGGGCGCCATCGCCTACTTGGCGAGCCCCCTCTCCGGCGCCACCACCGGCACCGCGCTAGCCGTGGACGGCGGCATGCAGGGCCTGCGACTGCGCCCGGCGGGCCGGTGAGCGGCATCGCGCGGCGCACCCTGGGACCCGGCGGCGTCGAGGTGACCGAGCTGTCCTTCGGCGCCGCCGGCATCGGCAACCTCTATGCGCCCGTCACCGACGAGGAGGCGGCCGCGGCGGTCGACGCCGCGTGGGACGCGGGCATCCGCTGCTTCGACACCGCGCCGCACTACGGCATGGGCCTGTCGGAGCGCAGGCTCGGCGAGGCGCTGCGGGCGCGCCCCCGTGACGCGTACGCACTCTCCACCAAAGCGGGCCGGATCCTCGAACCGGTGGCAGGGCGGCCGGTCGGCGACGACCTCGCCAACGGCTTCGCCGTGCCCGCCACGCACCGCCGCGTCTGGGACTTCAGCGCGGACGGCGTGCGCCGCTCCTTGGAGGACAGCCTCACCCGCCTGGGCCTCGACCGCGTCGACATCGTCTACCTCCACGACCCGGACGACCACGCCGAGCAGGCCTTCCGCGAGGGCTATCCGGCCCTCGAACGGCTGCGCGCGGAGGGCGTCGTCGGTGCGATCGGCGCCGGCATGAACCAGACGGCCATGCTCACCCGCTTCGTCCGCGACACGGACGTCGACGCCGTGCTGTGCGCGGGTCGCTACACACTCCTCGACCAGAGCGCGCTCACCGATCTGCTCCCGGCGGCACAGAAGCACGGCACATCGGTGGTGATGGGCGGGGTCTTCAACTCCGGCCTGCTCGCCGACCCCGGGCCCGGCGCCACCTACGACTACGCGGCCGCGCCCGCCGGCCTCCTGGACCGCGCCCTCCGGCTGAAGGCCATGGCCGAACGGCACGGCACCACCCTGCGTGCCGCCGCCATCGCCTTCCCGCTCGCCCACCCGTCCGTCACCGGTGTCCTCGTCGGCGCTCGCTCGGCGTACGAAGTCCGGGACGCGGCCGAGCAGTTCGCGCGGGCGGTGCCCGACGCCTTCTGGCGGGACGTCAGGGCCGAGGGGCTGCTGCCCGCCGAAGTTCCCGTCCCCAGTGAGGAGTCCGCGTGAGAGTCGCCCTGCACACCAAGGTTCGCGCCGACCGCGTCGCCGAGTACGACGCCGCCCACCGCGAGGTGCCCGACGAGCTCGCCGCCGCCATCCGCGCGGCGGGCGCCACCTCCTGGACGATCTGGCGCAGCGGCACCGACCTCTTCCACGTCCTGGAGTGCGCCGACTACCCCCGTATGCTCGCCGAACTGGAGAAGCTGCCGGTCAACATCGCCTGGCAGGCACGCATGGGCGAGCTGCTCGATGTCGTGCACGACTACTCGGCCGACGGCGCGGAGGCGGGACTGCCCGTCGTATGGGAGCTGTGATGAGCGAATCGGCGTGGACCGCCGAACCGGCGGCGTGGATGGTCGACGCCCACCACCACGTGTGGGACCTCTCCGTACGCGACCAGGACTGGATCACCGGCGACGCACTCGCCCCGATCCGCCGGGACTTCTCCCTGGCCGATCTGCTGCCCGAGGCCCGCGCCGCCAAGGTCGCGGCGACCGTCGTCGTCCAGACGGTCACCGTCGCCGACGAGACCCCCGAACTCCTCGCCCTTGCCGCGGCGGACCCCGAGCTCGTGGCGGGTGTCGTGGGCTGGACCGACCTCACCCGCCCCGATGTCGCCGACGCGCTCGCCGAGCTGTGCGAGCTTCCCGGCAGGCAGTATCTGGTCGGCATCCGGCATCAGGTCCAGGGGGAGCCCGACCCGCGGTGGCTGCTGCGGCCCGACGTACGCCGTGGTCTGAACGCGGTCGCCGACACAGGCCTCGCCTACGACCTCGTGGTGCTGCCCCATCAACTGCCCGCCTGCGTCGATGCGGCCCGGGAGCACCCCGGACTCACCTTCGTGCTCGACCACTTGGGCAAGCCGCCGATCGCGTCCGGCGACCTGGCACCCTGGGCCGCCGACGTCCGCGTCCTCGCCGCGCTGCCCAACACCGTCTGCAAACTCTCCGGCCTGGTGACCGAGGCGGACCCGAAGAGCTGGACGGTCGACGATCTGCGGCCGTACGCCGACACCGTCCTTGACGCTTTCGGCCCGGACCGGCTGATGTTCGGCTCCGACTGGCCCGTCTGCACCCTGGACGCCTCGTACGGCGAAGTCGCCGACCTGGCACGGGAGTTGACCGACTCGCTGAGCGGCGCGGAACGTGCCGCCGTGTTCGCAGGGACCGCCACCCGCGTCTACCGCCTCTGAGCCGCCTGGCCGACCCGCGTCGGCGGCATGAACTCACGCACATACGTCCGCTCCCAGCAGGCGCCCGTCTCGCGCAGCTCCCGCCAGGTCGTGTAGCGGTAGCGGTACAGGCGCGCCCGGATGTACGCGGGCGGCGCGTCCGGCGGGAACGGGGAGCGGCGCAGCAGCCGCAGGGTGTCCCGGTCGCCGTCCAGGAGCCGCTCCACCAGCGGGCCGAACCACGGCCGGGCGTAGGCGGGGGAGAGCGCGGCGAACCACATCAACCAGTCGAGCCGCAGATGGTAGGGCGCGAACTGGCGTGGCCAGCGCCGCACATCGCCCGGCTTGCCCTTGAACTCGTACTCCAGCCAACGCGAGTCGTGACGCGGCGTGGTGTCCGCCGTGCCCTCGATCGCGACCTCCATGCGGACGCGGCTGATGCTGCCGAACGCGCCGTAGGCGTTGACGAGATGGAGCGGGTCGAAGGCGTAGTTCATGATCTGGCGGCGCGAGACGAGGTTCCGCGCCGGGCGGTAACTCAGGCCGAGGAGCAGCGCGGTCACGGCGATGACCATCACCTCGTACCAGAGCGGGGCGGCGGGCGGATCGGCCGGTGCGCCCACGCCGCCGAAGTCCAGGACCGACAGGGCGACCACGATCGTGATCCAGTTCAGCCAGCTGAAGTTCCCGGACAGGACCAGCCACAGCTGGGTGGCGATCATCAGGCAGGCCGCGCCCGTCGCGATCGGCTGCGGCGTGAACAGGAGGACAGGGACGACGAGTTGGGTGAAGTGGTTCGCCGCGACCTCCATCCGGTGGACGGGCTTCGGCAAGTGATGGAAGAACCAGCTCAGCGGGCCCGGCATCGGCTGGGTCTCGTGGTGGAAGTACAGGCAGGTGAGCTTGCGCCAGCAGGCGTCGCCGCGCATCTTGATCAGCCCGGCCCCGAACTCGACACGGAACAGCACCCAGCGCAGCAGGAACAGCACAAGGACCGGGGGAGCGGTCTCGTCGTTGCCGAGGAAGACGGCGAGGAAGCCCACCTCCAGGAGCAGTGACTCCCAGCCGAAGGCGTACCAGGTCTGCCCCACGTTCACGATCGACAGGTAGAGCACCCAGGGCACGATCCAGAGGAGCATCCCGCCCCACAGCGGCAGCAGCCCGTCGACCCCCGCGACCAGCGCCGCCGCGCAGCCGCAGCCCGCCCAGCAGACCGCGGCGAAGAAGCGGTCCGAGTAGTGCAGCTGGAAGAGGCTCGGCGCCTGGCGGAACGGCACCTGCTCCACGTAGCGCGGCACCGGCAGCATGCCGCGCTCCCCGATCAGCGCGCGGAACTGCAGTACGGCGCTCAGGAACGCGACGAGGTAGACGGCGGCCAGCGCCCGCTGGAAGACGAGTCGGCCGAGCCAGTACTGATCTGCCGTGAACCACTGCACCCGCCCATTTTGCGCCCGAACCGGCGCCTGGCACCCCTCGGCCCGCGCGGACCCGGCGCCCGTCCCTCGGCTTGCGCGTACGTCCCGACGCCCTCACAGAATGGGTGGAAAGTGGCCGAAAAGAGGCGGGAGAGCAGGGTGCGAGTGCCCACCAGGACCTATGCGACGGCCTTCGCGATATCCATGGCCATCGCCGTCGCGGGATGCTCCGGCGGAGGCGAGAAGAACGCCGCCGACGGCGGGTCCGAGCTGTTCATGCAGCCCGCCGCCGCCGAGGGACCCGACCCCTTCACCGACTCCACCGCCACGTCCACGGCGACCCCCTCGCCCGTCACCCGTTCGCCGCAGCCCGCACCGAGCGGAACGTCGTCGCCCACGGCCCACCAGGGCGCCCGCTCCTACTCGGGCAGCACACCGGGCCTCTACGGCGGCACACAGTCCGTCGGCAGCTGCGACGTCGACGCCCAGGTCCGCTTCCTCACCGCCGACCAGAGCAAGGCCCGCGCCTTCGCCCAGGTGTCGGGCATCTCCCAGGCCGACATCCCCGGCTTCCTGCGCGGCCTGACCCCCGTCGTGCTGCGGGCCGACACCCGCGTCACGAACCACGGCTACCGCAGTGGTCAGGCCACCGGCTACCAGTCGGTGCTGCAGACGGGCACCGCCGTCCTCGTCGACAACCGTGGACTGCCGCGTGTGCGGTGCGCCTGCGGGAACCCGCTGAAGCCGCCCGTCGCGCTGCAGGGCACCCCGAGCCGGCAAGGGCAGCAGTGGCCCGGCTACCGCCCGACGCAGGTGATCGTCGTGACCCCGGCACCGAAGATCATCACGAACATCACCATCGTGAACATCGTCAACAACACCTGGATCGAGCGGAAGACCGGCGACCACCACGGCGACCACGACCACAGGGTGCCCCCGCCGCGCCCGACATCTACGCCTACGCCGAGCACTGCGACCCCGAGCACGCCGACGCCGAGTACGTCGCCCCCCACGCCGAGCGACTCAGAGAGCAGCGAGCCCCCCACCGACCCGGGCACCACCTCCGCGGACTGCCCGACGCCCAGCCCTGCCACGGGAACAGAGCCGCCCTCCCCGCCCCCGCCCGGCTGCCCCACCCCCACCTCGGCTACTCCGTCGACGGACGAGCCCAGCACACCCGAGGACGACACCACGCAGCAGGACCCCGGCGACGAGACAGGACCCGACGGCCCGTCCCTGCCCGACACCCCGCTGACCAGCGATCCCGGCGCTTTCGAGAGCTGAGCGTGCGCGCTCGGGCCCGACAGCGAAGAATCATGAAGTGTCATGACGCCCACGTCACTGCCGGACGGCTGGCCAGCGGACCCGCGGCCGATCCTGGCGCTCAACCGGACAGGCTGCTTCGACTGGGACCTCGACAGCGGTCTGATGCACCTGGACGCCGCGGGCCTGGAGGTCTTCGACCTGCGGGCCGACGAGTACGACGGCCATCCGGCGACCCTGGCCGTGCGGGTCCCGCCCATCGAGGCGCACCGCCTGGACGCGTACGTCTCGCACGCGCTCAAGGACGGCAGCCGGACCTACGGCATCTACTTCCGCATCCGGCTGCGCGACGGCGGGCTGCGCTGGACACACACCCAGGGGCACATCGAACGCGACGGGACGGGCCGCCCGCGCCGCATCGTCGGCATCGTCCGCGACGCCACCCAGGAGCTGGGCGACAGCACGGCCCGGCGCGAGCGCGCCGACGAGGAGGAGGACCGGCGGCGCCGCACGAGCATCGTGCAGGGCACCACAGCGGCCCTCGCGCACGCCCGTACCGTGCGGGACGTCATCGACGTGCTCAAGGACACCCACGGCCTGGCCCACCTGGGCGCGTCGAACCTCGTCATGGGCCTGGTCGAGGCCGGGCGGATCCGTCTTGTCGCGGAGGGGCCGACGGGCAGCTTCGTGCCGGGCACCAAGTTCAGCCGCGTCGACGAGCCGTATCCGATGAGCGAGGTGGTGCGCACGCTCGCGCCGCGCTTCATCGAGACGGCCGCCGAGTTCGCGGCCTCGTACCCGGAGCTGTGGCCGCACATCGACAAGCTCGGCATCACCGCGGCCGCCTATCTGCCGTTGATCGCGCAGGCCAGGCCGATCGGCGTGCTCGGCCTGCTCTACCAGGAGAAGACCGGCTTCACCGAGGAGGAACGCAACGTCCTGGTCGCCCTGGGCAGCGGCATCGCGCAGAGCCTGCAGCGCGCGATGTTCTACGAGCAGGAGAAGGACCTCGCCCAGGGCCTCCAGCAGGCGATGCTGCCGCGCACCATCCCCGGCGTCCAGGGCGCCGAGATCGCGGTCCGCTACCGCTCGGCGGCGCTCGGCCGGGACATCGGCGGCGACTGGTACGACGTGATCCCGCTGCCCGGCGGCCGGGTCGGGGCCGTCATCGGCGACGTACAAGGTCATGACACCCACGCCGCGGCCGTCATGGGTCAGCTGCGCATCGTCCTGCGCGCCTATGCCGCCGAGGGGCACACCCCCGCCACCGTCATGGCCCGCGCATCGGGCTTCCTGCACGAGCTGGACACCGAGCGCTTCGCCACCTGCCTCTACGCCGAGGCCGATCTGTCGACGGGCGTCGTCCAGCTGGTGCGGGCCGGGCACATCGATCCGCTGCTCCAGCAGACCGACGGGAGCTGCCGCAGGGTGCCGGTCGACGGTGGGCTCCCGCTGGGCCTCTCCGCCGAGTTCGGCGGTCTCGAATACCCCGTCAGCACCCTCGAACTCGACGCGGGACAGACCCTGTTGCTCTTCACCGACGGTCTCATCGAGGAGCCGGGCGCCGACCTCGACGACGGCCTTCGGGCGCTCGGCGACCTCGCCTGCTCGGGCCCGCGCGACCTCCAGCAGCTCGCCGACCGGCTCTGCTCGATCGTCGACGAGCGGGGCGGCGACGACGACGCGGCCCTCCTTCTCCTGCGCCGCCGCCTCCTGGACGCGCCGCGCTCCGGAGGCCGCCTCCAGCAGCATGTCGGCCCCGGCGATCCGGAGGCGCTCGCCGAGGCCCGGCACATGATCAGGGCCGCCGTCCGCGCCTGGGGGGCCAAGGACCGTGCGGATGAGGTCGAGCTGGTCGCCGACGAGGTCATCACCAACGCCCTGATGCACACCGACGGCGCGGCGATCGTGACCCTGCGCGTCCTGACCGGCCCCGACCGGCGCCTTCGCGTCGAGGTCGAGGACTCGTCAAGCGCGCTGCCTCGCCGCAGGGAGGCCGGGGAGTCGGGGGTGTCGGGCCGCGGTCTGCTCCTGGTGGACATGCTCGCGGACGTGTGGGGTGTGGACTCGCGGGGGACCGGCAAGTGCGTGTGGTGCGAGTTCATCGTGCCCGAGCGGGACAGCAACGGCTAGGTCAGGGTCAGGGTCAGGAGTGAGTGGATGCCGGAACTCCCCGAGGTCGAGGCGCTGCGTGCCTTCCTCACCGACCACCTCGTCGGCCACGAGATCGTCCGGGTGCTGCCCGTCGCGGTCAGCGTTCTGAAGACGTACGACCCCGCGCTCACCGCCCTCGAAGGCCGGCCCGTCACGGGCGTGGCGCGGCACGGCAAGTTCCTCGACATCGACGCGGACGGCCTGCACCTGGTCACCCTTCCCCAAGCTCTCGGCTTCGCTCGAGCAGGGGAGACCCCATTGCCCGCGCCGGCTGGCTGCACTGGAAGGACCGGCTGCCCGACGGCGTGCCACGCCCCGGCAAGGGCCCGCTCGCCCTGCGGGTCGCGCTGGAGACCGGCGAGGGCTTCGACCTGACGGAGGCGGGCACGCAGAAGCGCCTCGCCGTGTACGTCACCGAGGATCCGGCGCAGATCCCGGGCATCGCCCGTCTCGGCCCCGACCCGCTCGCCGACGACTTCGACGAGGAGCGTTTCGCGGGGCTCCTGGCGGACGAACGACGCCAGATCAAGGGCGCGTTGCGGGACCAGACCCTGATCGCCGGTGTCGGGAACGCGTACAGCGACGAGATCTTGCACGCGGCCCGGATGTCCCCGTACAAGCTGGCTTCGAGCCTGACGAAGGAGGAGACCCATGGGCTGTATGCGGCGCTGCGGACCACGCTGAGCGAGGCGGTGGAGCGCTCGCACGGGGTCGCGGCGGGCCGGCTCAAGGCGGAGAAGAAGAGCGGCCTGCGCGTCCACGGCCGTACGGGTGAGCCGTGCCCGGTCTGCGGCGACACCATCCGGGAGGTCTCCTTCAGCGACTCCTCGCTGCAGTACTGCCCCACCTGCCAGACCGGCGGCAGACGGCTCGCGGACCGCCGGATGTCACGGTTGCTCAAGTAGCGGGGGTCAGCAGTAGCGGGGTTCAGTCGTGGCGGGGTTCAGCGGCGGTCGAGCGTCAGGAGGTGCTTGCCCGCCGTGGTGCGCACCTCGTACCGGTCGATGTCCTCGCGGGGGAGCGCGGCGCCGCCCTGCGTCGACACCCCGTCCGACGGCGCACCGGCGGGCACCTTCCACGTGGTCACCGGCTGCTCGGAGCCGTCGGCGGCGATGGCGACGAGTTCGCAGACCCGGGAACCCTCCGGGTCATCCACACGGAGCCCGATGTCCGTGCCCCAGGCGCGGTCGTGCGCGGTGAGCGTCGCCGAGACGCCGGTGCGGCCGTCCCGCGCAGTGATCCGCTCGGGGCCGGGGCCGTCGGCGGTGAGGACCGCCACCGCGGGCCCCGCCACGGCGAGCACGACGCTCGCGGCGACCGCGTACAGCCACCGCCGGCGCCCGGCCGCCCTGCGCCGCAGCCGCCCGGCATCGGCGAGCAGCCGGTCGAGCAGGCCGGGTCCTGCCGTGGCCAGCGGGTCGACGCGCGGTGGCGTCACCCGGGCGTATGCCGCCAACTGCCGTGCTGTCGGGGTCAGTTCGGTGACCAGATCACGGCAGACCGGGCAGTCCATGAGGTGATCGTCGAAGCGGAAGGTGTCCGCCGCGTCGAGGACACCGAGCGCGTAGGCGCCGGCGTCGCGATGCCGCTCCAGGGACCTCATGGCGTTCCTTGCGTTCTGTGTGGGTCAGGTTGCTTCTTGCCCTTCCGTACGCAGTGGACCGCCGAATCACTCAAGACGCGGCGGCAGAACAGTCATTCGTGTCGTGGCGTGGCCTCGTGCCACAAAGCGGCGCGGTCGGCGACGTATCAGAACGAGACCTATCAGAACAAGTGGATCGCCAGATGCCCCAGCGGCAGCCCCAGGCGCCAGGCGGCCGTCCACACCTTCGGCCCGTCGTCCTCGCTCCCGGGCGACCCGCCGCCCGGCACCGCGTCCAGGTCAGGGGCGAGCAGCTCCGTCTCCTCCAGCCACCGCCAGGCCTGGTCGGCCAGCTCCAGATCGGGCGTGGGGGCGCCGGATGCGGCCGCGTCCGCCGCGAGCCCGGCCATCCGCTCGGCGACCCAGTCCTGCCACGGCTGGTCATAGGCCGTCAGGGAGAGCCAGGTCTCCAGCTGCGAGACCACACGGATGCCCGACAGTTCGCCCCGCGTGTCGGAGAGGAAAATAGTCAGGGCCAGAGCATCACGCCCCGCTCGGTATTCGAAAGATGTCGGCGGCATCAAATCGCCGGTGCGCAGTAATTCGTCCGCGATGTACTCCGCGTACAACCAGGCCATCGGCACGGTCAGTTCGCCGCCGGGGTCCTCGGCGTTTCCTCTGCTCTCGTGCAGCATCCCGTCTCGCCTTCCTCTGTCCGTGCGCGTCGCCGGCCTCTGGCCCCCAATCCGAAGCACGGATGAGGACAGCCGATTACTCAACAGGGGTGCTGAGCAAGGCGCTTTACGGAGCTTTGACCCGGGCCCCGGTTTCGTCGCAGGTCAAATGCCCTCTGTCTTTCGTGTCACATGGCCGAAGGTTTTGAGTCCGTTTCAGGGACTATGGAGGCATTGCTGCTTGACTCGGCCTTGTGCCCGAATGTGGATTCGT
Proteins encoded in this region:
- a CDS encoding SpoIIE family protein phosphatase, which translates into the protein MTPTSLPDGWPADPRPILALNRTGCFDWDLDSGLMHLDAAGLEVFDLRADEYDGHPATLAVRVPPIEAHRLDAYVSHALKDGSRTYGIYFRIRLRDGGLRWTHTQGHIERDGTGRPRRIVGIVRDATQELGDSTARRERADEEEDRRRRTSIVQGTTAALAHARTVRDVIDVLKDTHGLAHLGASNLVMGLVEAGRIRLVAEGPTGSFVPGTKFSRVDEPYPMSEVVRTLAPRFIETAAEFAASYPELWPHIDKLGITAAAYLPLIAQARPIGVLGLLYQEKTGFTEEERNVLVALGSGIAQSLQRAMFYEQEKDLAQGLQQAMLPRTIPGVQGAEIAVRYRSAALGRDIGGDWYDVIPLPGGRVGAVIGDVQGHDTHAAAVMGQLRIVLRAYAAEGHTPATVMARASGFLHELDTERFATCLYAEADLSTGVVQLVRAGHIDPLLQQTDGSCRRVPVDGGLPLGLSAEFGGLEYPVSTLELDAGQTLLLFTDGLIEEPGADLDDGLRALGDLACSGPRDLQQLADRLCSIVDERGGDDDAALLLLRRRLLDAPRSGGRLQQHVGPGDPEALAEARHMIRAAVRAWGAKDRADEVELVADEVITNALMHTDGAAIVTLRVLTGPDRRLRVEVEDSSSALPRRREAGESGVSGRGLLLVDMLADVWGVDSRGTGKCVWCEFIVPERDSNG
- a CDS encoding zf-HC2 domain-containing protein, with product MRSLERHRDAGAYALGVLDAADTFRFDDHLMDCPVCRDLVTELTPTARQLAAYARVTPPRVDPLATAGPGLLDRLLADAGRLRRRAAGRRRWLYAVAASVVLAVAGPAVAVLTADGPGPERITARDGRTGVSATLTAHDRAWGTDIGLRVDDPEGSRVCELVAIAADGSEQPVTTWKVPAGAPSDGVSTQGGAALPREDIDRYEVRTTAGKHLLTLDRR